A genome region from Glycine max cultivar Williams 82 chromosome 5, Glycine_max_v4.0, whole genome shotgun sequence includes the following:
- the LOC100775478 gene encoding uncharacterized protein — translation MSGAVRAALKSTTSVCALVQRSHGLLPMRCFSTEAEQPPLNSTPRPPPFFETDHSGLTYGNLLGVRKHALKTDIINFLEGCNLTLEDVKMDYDRSYSLVSTLLQFPSRDSFDNAVRVILRKGRLYKLDRVNRHIWDQVKPYDGKTILIQGMPRAGTYEDIGRILSGFEFDSSSVNVFLRPGGVAGADPIKLATVRFNSRTQAMNAYIAKNGTFCQNNRIWIQVIQ, via the exons ATGAGTGGTGCCGTTAGGGCTGCATTGAAATCCACCACTAGTGTTTGTGCACTTGTGCAGAGAAGCCATGGCCTCCTCCCAATGAGGTGCTTCTCCACTGAGGCAGAACAGCCACCTCTGAATTCAACGCCCCGCCCTCCTCCGTTCTTTGAGACTGACCATTCAG gTTTGACATATGGTAATCTGCTCGGCGTTCGTAAACATGCACTGAAAACAGATATCATCAACTTTCTTGAAGGTTGTAATTTGACTCTGGAGGATGTTAAAATGGATTACGACCGCAGCTATTCCCTAGTTTCAAC GTTGTTGCAGTTCCCTAGTCGTGATTCCTTTGACAATGCTGTAAGAGTGATTTTAAGGAAGGGTCGCTTGTACAAATTGGACAGG GTTAACCGTCACATATGGGACCAAGTAAAACCATATGATGGAAAAACT ATCTTAATTCAAGGAATGCCTCGAGCAGGTACATATGAAGATATAGGGCGCATCCTGTCCGGTTTCGAATTTGATTCCTCCTCCGTTAATGTGTTTTTAAG GCCCGGAGGTGTGGCGGGTGCAGATCCCATTAAACTGGCCACAGTACGTTTCAATTCAAGGACTCAAGCAATGAATGCATACATAGCAAAAAATGGAACGTTTTGCCAAAACAATCGCATTTGGATACAAGTTATCCAGTAA